A window of Terriglobus sp. RCC_193 contains these coding sequences:
- a CDS encoding TldD/PmbA family protein: MATTKQVKLALVQEIVDRALHAGATDAEAVVVEGDEFSTKVRLGQVETLTESTSRAIGLRVFHGLRTASTSTNDLSEESLKRLVSGAVELARITEEDPFAGLPDASEYATVRNADGLHIYFEDVYKLAAAERIELARAAEAAAMAADVRIQNSDGGTFSASTSYKAMANSRGFAGEYRKSYCSIGVTAIAQDASGMQRDGWSSGARTLTKLESPEAVGQEAAKRAVRRLGARRVKTQKASVVFSREIARGIIGDIFNAVNGDAIYRHASMFEDKLGEQIASPLVTVVDDGTMMLEPMLGGFGTLPFDGDGLPMQRKVIVDKGVLQTYVTNTYTARKLGVKSTGNASRGLAGAPGIGAGNFYLQAGTQTPREIIAEVQNGLYVTEVLGSGVNLVTGDYSQGAAGLWIENGEFTGAVEEITIAGNLKDMYRNIVAVGNDLIFRGASASPCFRVEGMTIAGA; the protein is encoded by the coding sequence ATGGCGACGACGAAGCAGGTGAAGCTGGCTCTGGTGCAGGAGATCGTAGATCGGGCATTACACGCTGGGGCTACGGATGCTGAGGCCGTGGTGGTGGAGGGGGATGAATTCTCCACCAAGGTGCGGCTGGGGCAGGTGGAGACGCTTACGGAGTCGACCTCGCGGGCGATTGGGTTGCGGGTGTTTCATGGCCTGCGTACGGCGAGCACCTCTACCAACGACCTGAGTGAGGAGAGTCTCAAGCGGTTGGTAAGCGGTGCGGTGGAGTTGGCCCGCATCACCGAGGAGGACCCGTTTGCGGGACTGCCAGATGCGAGTGAGTACGCGACTGTGCGCAATGCGGATGGTCTGCACATCTACTTCGAGGATGTGTACAAGCTGGCTGCTGCGGAACGTATTGAACTGGCGCGCGCGGCGGAGGCTGCAGCGATGGCGGCGGATGTGCGTATCCAGAACAGTGACGGCGGCACGTTCTCGGCATCTACTTCGTACAAGGCGATGGCCAACTCGCGCGGGTTTGCCGGTGAGTATCGCAAGAGCTATTGCAGCATTGGCGTTACGGCCATTGCGCAGGATGCTTCCGGGATGCAGCGCGATGGATGGAGCAGCGGCGCGCGGACGCTGACGAAGCTGGAGTCGCCCGAAGCGGTTGGACAAGAGGCGGCGAAGCGTGCGGTGCGTCGGCTTGGTGCGCGACGGGTGAAGACGCAGAAGGCCTCGGTGGTGTTCTCGCGGGAGATTGCACGCGGCATCATTGGCGACATCTTCAACGCGGTGAATGGCGATGCGATTTATCGTCATGCGTCGATGTTCGAGGACAAGCTGGGTGAGCAGATTGCCAGTCCGCTGGTGACTGTTGTGGATGATGGCACGATGATGCTGGAGCCGATGCTGGGCGGGTTTGGCACGCTGCCGTTCGATGGTGATGGCTTGCCGATGCAGCGTAAGGTGATCGTGGATAAAGGTGTGTTGCAGACGTATGTGACGAACACGTACACCGCGCGCAAACTGGGCGTGAAGAGTACGGGCAATGCTTCGCGCGGGTTGGCTGGAGCGCCGGGCATTGGTGCGGGCAACTTCTATCTGCAAGCCGGAACGCAGACGCCGCGAGAGATCATTGCCGAGGTGCAGAACGGGCTTTATGTCACCGAGGTTCTGGGCAGTGGTGTGAACCTGGTGACAGGCGACTATTCGCAGGGCGCTGCCGGTTTGTGGATTGAGAACGGTGAGTTTACCGGAGCGGTGGAAGAGATCACCATTGCAGGCAATCTGAAGGACATGTATCGCAACATTGTTGCCGTCGGAAACGACCTGATTTTTCGCGGTGCTTCAGCTTCTCCATGCTTCCGGGTTGAAGGGATGACGATTGCAGGGGCATGA
- a CDS encoding DUF6644 family protein: MSHLIQHVCQLLYDSQFGTYIRESDYAFSVIESVHVLAITLLVGSIALLDLRMLGVVLRGVSVTRIAHTVFPLTWSGFAIMFVSGFLLFWAEAAKNYGNPAFRVKLVLLALVGLNPLIFHTTIYRRVHEWELLELSPWRARAAAIASLSLWSGIIVAGRMIAYF; the protein is encoded by the coding sequence TTGTCGCATCTCATTCAACACGTATGCCAATTGCTCTATGACTCGCAGTTCGGCACATACATCCGCGAATCGGATTATGCGTTCTCCGTTATTGAGTCAGTCCACGTGCTTGCCATCACGCTGCTCGTCGGTTCCATCGCATTGCTCGATCTGCGCATGCTCGGCGTTGTGCTGCGTGGCGTATCCGTAACCCGGATCGCACACACGGTCTTTCCACTCACTTGGTCAGGCTTCGCGATCATGTTTGTTTCAGGGTTTCTGCTGTTCTGGGCTGAAGCTGCAAAGAACTACGGCAACCCCGCATTTCGCGTCAAGCTGGTACTACTTGCGCTGGTGGGATTAAACCCACTTATCTTTCACACCACCATCTATCGCCGCGTACATGAGTGGGAGCTACTTGAGTTATCCCCGTGGCGTGCACGTGCTGCGGCCATCGCGTCTCTGTCCTTGTGGAGCGGCATCATCGTTGCCGGCCGCATGATTGCTTATTTCTAA
- a CDS encoding DUF6644 family protein produces MLSWFVALSHSWLGQYMQQSRWGFAVVEAVHLLGLAVLGGVVLVIDLRLLGLILKTESARNIARGLSRTLFTSLGVMIVTGIALTSEEALKCYHSPAFRWKMLLLAAALLFYFTFHRAALLRTDKHQANLWSRLAGAVSLTLWFGVGVAGRAIGLL; encoded by the coding sequence ATGCTTTCGTGGTTTGTCGCACTATCGCACTCATGGCTCGGCCAGTACATGCAGCAATCGCGCTGGGGCTTTGCCGTAGTAGAAGCAGTTCACCTGCTTGGATTAGCCGTATTGGGTGGTGTCGTCCTCGTAATCGATCTACGCCTGCTTGGACTGATTCTCAAAACAGAATCGGCACGCAACATCGCACGTGGGTTAAGCCGCACGCTGTTCACCAGCCTCGGAGTGATGATCGTGACAGGCATCGCACTTACCTCAGAAGAAGCGCTCAAGTGCTATCACAGCCCCGCATTTCGCTGGAAGATGTTGCTGCTCGCCGCAGCATTGCTGTTCTATTTCACGTTTCATCGCGCGGCACTTCTGCGCACCGATAAGCACCAGGCAAATCTATGGTCGCGTTTGGCCGGTGCGGTATCGCTCACATTGTGGTTTGGTGTTGGCGTTGCTGGCCGTGCCATCGGTCTGCTCTAA
- a CDS encoding DUF6152 family protein: MKAKVFAATSALVLLAAVPAFAHHSFAAEFDGSKPVRLVGKLSRVEWTNPHSYFYVDVVDAKGNVTTWGCEGAGPGALSRRGLKKGDIKIGDTLVVDGYRAKDGSHLIDGRRVTLPDGRSIYGGTPGDGGPGDDGSGNPPKKS, encoded by the coding sequence ATGAAGGCAAAAGTGTTTGCAGCTACGTCTGCTCTTGTGCTGCTTGCCGCAGTGCCTGCTTTCGCGCACCATTCCTTTGCCGCAGAGTTCGACGGGAGTAAGCCTGTGCGACTTGTGGGTAAACTATCGCGCGTGGAATGGACCAATCCTCACTCTTACTTCTATGTCGACGTGGTGGATGCCAAGGGCAATGTAACCACGTGGGGCTGTGAAGGCGCAGGGCCGGGAGCGTTGTCGCGTCGTGGCTTGAAGAAGGGCGATATCAAGATTGGCGACACACTTGTTGTGGATGGCTATCGTGCGAAGGATGGCTCGCACCTGATCGATGGCCGCCGTGTGACGCTGCCGGATGGCCGTTCGATTTATGGTGGAACGCCGGGCGATGGTGGTCCTGGTGACGATGGCAGTGGCAATCCGCCGAAGAAGAGTTGA
- the tldD gene encoding metalloprotease TldD: MSSLAATPSASTSPNYFQARFGVDHALVARCLAAALSAGGDFAELYFESVTSSSIGIDEGIVKSASQGHSMGCGVRVLSGERTGYSYTDSLEEERLIHAAKTAALIASGPAKQQVVPFVETQVHDLYPVIGLDAEIREKLALVQRADKAARAYDSRITQVRAGFNDEVRHIFIAASDGTWAADTQPLSRFSVFVIAKGADGVTTRGSGGGGGRVRLDYYTTERTPEHYAHQAARQAILQLDAVAAPAGEMEVVLGPGWPGVLIHEAVGHGLEADFNRKKQSAFAGLMGERVATDKVTVVDNGTIANRRGSLNVDDEGTPTRNNVLIEKGILRQYMSDKLSAKVLGLQSTGSGRRESYACVPMPRMTNTYMLAGEDDPTDILRSVKRGLYAVNFSGGSVDITNGKFVFAASEAYLIEDGKVTAPVKGAMLIGDGATALKHVSMVGHDLALDEGIGTCGKRGQGVPVGVGMPTVKLDKMTVGGTGN, translated from the coding sequence ATGAGTAGCCTGGCCGCCACGCCGTCCGCATCGACTTCTCCTAACTATTTCCAGGCACGCTTCGGTGTCGACCATGCACTTGTGGCGCGCTGTCTTGCCGCTGCGCTGAGTGCTGGTGGCGACTTCGCCGAGCTGTACTTCGAGTCCGTTACGTCGTCCTCTATTGGGATTGATGAGGGGATTGTGAAGTCGGCGAGTCAGGGCCACAGTATGGGTTGTGGCGTGCGCGTGCTCAGCGGCGAGCGCACGGGTTACAGCTATACGGATTCGCTGGAGGAAGAGCGGCTGATCCACGCGGCGAAGACGGCTGCTCTGATTGCCAGCGGACCGGCGAAGCAACAGGTTGTGCCGTTTGTAGAGACGCAGGTGCATGATCTGTATCCGGTGATTGGGCTGGATGCGGAGATACGCGAGAAGCTGGCATTAGTGCAGCGTGCCGACAAAGCGGCGCGTGCGTATGACTCGCGCATCACGCAGGTTCGTGCGGGATTCAACGATGAGGTTCGCCATATCTTCATCGCCGCAAGTGACGGAACATGGGCTGCAGATACGCAGCCTTTGAGCCGGTTTAGTGTTTTTGTGATTGCGAAGGGGGCGGATGGGGTCACCACGCGCGGGTCTGGCGGAGGTGGGGGCCGTGTCAGGCTGGACTACTACACTACGGAGCGCACACCGGAGCACTATGCGCATCAAGCCGCACGTCAGGCCATCCTGCAGCTGGATGCGGTGGCCGCGCCGGCGGGCGAGATGGAAGTGGTGCTGGGGCCGGGATGGCCGGGTGTCCTGATCCATGAGGCTGTGGGGCACGGTCTGGAAGCGGACTTCAACCGGAAGAAACAGTCGGCCTTTGCCGGGCTGATGGGTGAACGTGTTGCTACGGATAAGGTCACCGTGGTGGACAACGGCACGATTGCCAATCGTCGCGGGTCACTGAACGTGGATGACGAAGGCACACCCACGCGCAACAATGTCCTGATCGAGAAGGGCATCCTGCGGCAGTACATGAGCGATAAGCTGTCGGCGAAGGTGCTGGGGTTGCAGTCGACGGGCAGCGGGCGGCGCGAGAGCTATGCGTGCGTACCGATGCCGCGTATGACCAACACCTACATGCTGGCAGGTGAGGATGATCCCACGGACATCCTGCGGAGTGTGAAGCGCGGGCTGTATGCGGTGAACTTCTCCGGCGGTTCGGTGGACATTACCAATGGCAAGTTCGTATTCGCCGCCAGCGAAGCCTACCTCATCGAGGACGGCAAGGTGACCGCTCCGGTGAAGGGCGCGATGCTGATCGGCGATGGTGCTACGGCGCTGAAGCATGTGAGCATGGTGGGCCATGACCTGGCGCTGGATGAGGGCATTGGTACCTGCGGCAAGCGTGGGCAGGGTGTGCCTGTGGGCGTTGGTATGCCGACGGTGAAGCTGGACAAGATGACGGTCGGCGGGACGGGGAACTAA